Genomic window (Rosa chinensis cultivar Old Blush chromosome 6, RchiOBHm-V2, whole genome shotgun sequence):
gaaacaaaacaaaaaagagaaaaaaaaaagaaatcccCAAATCAATTGAATCATGTGCGACGAAGGAAACAGCGTCTACACCACGCGCTCGACGAAGAAGCGAGCCTCGGCGGCGGAGGCCCTGAAAGTTCCGGCGTCCAAGAAGCAGCGATCCGTACTGGGAGAGATCACCAACTCGCCGGATCTCGTTTCGGTTCCGAAATCGGCACCGAAGAAACCGAAAATTGAGTCGcagaagaaggaagaggaggagggacTCGAGACGGAGATTGGTGTGGGCTCGATTGATCCGGTCAAATGTGCTTACTCGCCTTCTATGTATAAGCATCTTCATATATTGGAGGTAGTCTTCTGATTTGGATTTTGATAGTATTTCAAATTTTCTCAATTGGGAATGGATTTTGTGGTTAAGATTTGGAAtttggtgatttggattttgcaTTTGGCTTTAGGGTTTTGGAATGGATCAGAATTTGGTTTTCATAATATTAGAATCATTGCTTTTTGTGTTGAAATTTTATCTGGGAAATGATACATGAGAATCCAGTTTCAGATGTATGAAAACCCGGGGGCAGATTTTTGCTTTCATGAGTTCACTTAACATGGATATGGTTGTTTATGATTAGTAATAGTTTTGGTCATTGAAATTGGAAGTAGCTTAGCTCAAATAGTCTAAATGAGTTTGAACTTCTTTTATccgatttttgttttctgtcaaTGCCAAATTTTTTGGTAGCATAGTGGTATTTAAGTTGAGGCTGATGGTGGTGTGTGATTCAGGTGGAGGTGAAGAATAGACCATTATGTGGTTACATGGAGAAGGTGCAGAATTGTATTTCAGAACACATGCGAGAAGTCCTGGTGGATTGGTTGGTGGAGGTTGCGGAGGAATACAAGTTTGTTTCAGACACCCTTTATCTTACCGTATCATATATTGACAGATACCTTTCTTCACACGTTATCAGCAAGAACAAGCTACAGCTTCTTGGTGTTGCGTGCATGTTTATTGCCTCGTAAGAACTTGAATAGTGTATTAGCTTTGTTCTTGCTCAAAAGTCGTCCACAGATTCTTGAAATGGTAATTTGAGTCTGGTTGTGTGATGCAGGAAGTACGAAGAGATTTGTCCTCCACGTATTGAAGAGTTCTGCTATATAACAGATAATTCCTACATGATAGAAGAGGTGACCGATTTGACTGTCTTTGTCGCCCCACCACTGCTGAATATGTGTTTTCAGCGAGGTATTTAAGCTTGAGGTTGAATTTTGTATTAACTTTCAGGTGTTGGAAATGGAGAAAGATGTACTCAAATTCTTGAACTTTGAGATCTATACTCCCACAACAAGGAGTTTTCTCAGGCAAGTAATCCTTTCAGACGTCTTTGATATTCTTGTTTGTCAAATGGTTGTTTCATGTTGTTTCTGCTGGTTTTTTCCTTTACATATGTGGTTAGTGTCTGAAAATTCAGTAATGTTGCCTTTTGATTTGCAGAATCTTCGCAAGAGCTGCTCAAGAGAATTCCAAAGTAGGAGAGCAGTTTatatggttttgatttttgtttgctTTTCTTTGCCTTTATTTATTaatgtttcttttattttcttgctTTACAGTCTTTGGGTCTGCAGTTTGAATTCTTGGGTGGTTATCTTGCGGAACTAAGTTTGCTTGACTACTGCTGTGTTCGATTCCTACCATCAGTTATTGCTGCATCGGCGGTTTTTCTTACAAGGTTCACAATCCAGCCTGAGGTTCATCCCTGGGTAAGAAACAATGTAGCGGACTTGGTATTTGTGGACTAATGAATTTTATCTAAGTTAGAATCTTGCAACTTAATACTGATTGAGACAGTTAGAAACATTTTGAAGATTATTGATCCCTCTACATATGTTGCAGAGCTGGAACTTGCAATGCTATTCTGGTTATAAACCATCTGATTTACAAGATTGTGTCCTTGCCCTTCATGACTTGCAGCTGAATAAAAGAGGAAGCAATTTGCGAGCGGTTAGAGATAAATATATGCAAGCAAAGGTAATGTAGTTTTATGTTCAGGTAATTTGCATCTTGAAAATGTCCCATGCAAATTTGTTGGTATTCTGAGTTTAACTTCCAAAAGGGCTTATGTATTTGTAAATGGCTGTATATTACAGTTCCTGTGTAAGTTGTCTATGCATTTCTAGAAAAGTAGAAATACACTAGGGGTCCATATTAATTATTAAAATGGACTTGAGAGTTTTAGGAAATGTCATGCTCCTTTTCACTAATTTTTATCTGGTCTTGACGATTTGACATTTTTTGGACAGTTTAAGTGCGTAGCAACATTGTCTTCACACTCTGAGATTCCTGCACTTTATTTTGAGGCCATCAACTAAGTGCTAGATTTGCGCACGAGTTATGGCTTGAGAAAGTTTGTCTTAGGTCTGAATGTTAatgttttgtgaagaaggaaaagaagcaaGATGCTGAATGAAGCTGAATACCGAAGTCTGACCTAGTTTTGAAGAATTTCTTCACCACATTCCCTAGTAAGAGCTAGCTGCTGATAAACTTGAAGCTGCTAAATCATTCATGATGGAGCCTAAAGACTCCAGATTACACTGAATAGGTTGTTTGGGACAGATAATTTTTCTCACTGCACTAATTTTGCCGACCAGATATTTGTAAATTGTGGTGGCCCTGAAATCAAGGATTTCTAATTACTTTTTTGAGGCATCCAATTGTTTTTGATGTCTGAACCCTCGACCCAAGTTTTGATCTCCTCTACTCTCCAACTTCGAAAGAGTTTTCTAAGCACCTGTATCTGTATTGTTGTTTGTGTTTATGATCTCGCACGATGCTGTAACCTGCTTTATGGATTAACATGTTAAATAAGTTAATTTGAGTATTCTGTAAGATTTCTTCAAGAAATAGAGAAACAAGTCAAGACACATCAGCAGTTCAAACAGAATCTCTTGTTATCTACTGTTGTAGTCGAATAACATCTTAGTTTGGGGAAGTATATTATTGTATGGAAGCAGTTAATGAGTTGCCCACACATGGGTTCCAATAATACCGATATTTGATCTACTTTAGCCACCCGGGCTGCAAAGGGTATGGGGGTGGTGTGATACATATTCCTTATAACTGAATGATGACTCAAAATGTGGAATTGAGTTCCACCACGCACCTCTTTGCACTTTTGGAGCTCCTAGTCATTGCAGTTTTGGTGATTAGGGTCTGCAGCAGTGGGTTAGAAACTTTGATTCTACTTTGTCTAGCTAATGCTACATTGCTAGTGTGAGCAATCTACAAGGAATATTAGGGACTTCCATGCATGAAACTTCAGAATCCAATCTCTACCTTATCGCCATATGGTTTTTGACGCTTGACGAAGCCTCTTGTTATCATGTTCACGCTTTCCGCATCAAATTACTTAAAGCAATAGGCTTCTAATTAGTTGTATGGTCTGAAAATGCGAAGTCATCGCACTTCTCCATCATCGGATACGATGCATTGGATAAAGAAAAGTACAAATTACAAAACCACTTAAAGAAACATTAGAAATATATTCAAACATTCAGCATCCCGTCCACCCCATGTAACCTTAACCCAATAGTTGATAGCACCTAGGATCCAAACTAATGTCAAGTCCCTGGGAAGAAAAAACAGTTATGAAATTAATGCAGAAATTAGAAAATGAGGAAAGGGGCCATCCAAACGGAGTGATGGCGAGCACCTTAGATTCAATGGAATTAGCTGCGCGTGCAATATTTAGTTGtaccatttctctttttaaattTGTGCATCTGTCAAAACATACCATGGGGGGTTAAACAGCGTGGTTATGTCCAATGTGATGTAATCCTAGTCCATATTACCAAGTTGGGTATAGGTCTATTAGGTAAAGCATATTCTGTAGTTTCAAAGTAATTCCGTATTCCATAGTTATTAACTTATCAGACTTTTTCTTGGTTGGTCATTCATCTCAGGTATGATGGAGTGACGGACTGTGTAATAACAGTCCGGGCATTCCGTATAAGAAAGTAACTAGCCATGCCAACCatgaaagaaaaggagaaataATCCATATCCTGGGACATTTCTTTGCTTCCTATACTACTTATTCTCCATAAACATACTCTATTAAACTCATCATCAATTTTATGTTTCTGCTTCTAGGGACCTCTGGTCTGCTAATTCATCTATTTAAGCCTATGTCTGAATCTGTATACTGTTACATGTTTTATTTGTTGTTCCATTCATGCTCTGAAAGGAAATGTTTTTCAGGACTTACATTTCCGCTTCTGTACTTCTACAACTGAGGAGTCAAAGAGTTCCTTGCTACAATAAGGCGGTATTGTGAGGTGCTGGTCACAGTTTGCTGCtattatatatttatcttttgttttatattttggTTTCTTGTCCTAGGTCACTCTGCATCTTGTGCTAAGAACATCTGTAGAACTTCAATGCAAATTGAACTAATCTTTATGCCTATGCAAAAGAGAGAGCGCGCGCGCGTGTTTGAGAGGGTtatataatacacacacacataaatatTTTTTGCTGATATATTTACTTTCAGGAGTGTGCATGTCTGTGTGTTTGAGGGGGGTTATTTGTGCTgaatataacacacacacacaaaatatatACTGCTATTTTCTCTTTGCATTTATGTGGTGTTCTAAATGCTATGCCATTCAAGGTTATTAACCAGATGTTTTTTGCCAGGTCAGCTGAAGACGCAAATATATTCCTTGTGAATGATTTTCAAAATCCTCCGCAGGTATGCATTATTTAAGCTAATTCCAACAGGGCTTGGTGTACACAACAGTTGTTACATTTATAATATATCTGAGTTATATAAAGATGACAAAGGAAAATGAGGGAACCTTTCAGCTGCACCATAAATTGCTGCAATGAAGATATCAATAATTTTGTGTTGACAAGGCTTGCTTGCTACCTAGCCGCTTTATCATCTATTTTGATGCTACACTTATTtgtgggttaaaaaaaaaaaatgatattgtTAATATTTATATGGATTACTCTCTTAATCTTACTAATTTGACAGCTGACCCAAGCTGGAAACTGTATCTTTTCCTCGTATTTTTTTTGGACTCAGAAAACTATATTGTCTTTGGAGATACCATGGGCACTTTCTGTTGGAAGTGCCATCTACCTTTTTCTTGGTTGGCGAGACCTCTGTAGATGAAAGCCTGGAGAAAACGAGTGAGGATATTCAATGTGTGAAAATGATAGTATTTCTCTCAATACTGAGAGGCAAAGGCAAAAGGTTCTGATTCTGCACTTGATCTCTCAACTGAAGTGTTGGAAAGCTCTCTCATTACCAAACTTGCTCGAGAAACAACTTCTCAACTCTTTTCATGATAGTCATAGTAAAGGATATGGTGCTACAGAAAAAAGAAGTAATTGTTAGATTATGCCTACTCATTTAAAGTGCCGTTGTTGTTTGTTTCAGCCTTCAGGTAATGCTTGTATGCAGCTATCAAATCCAAGTGATTACTTATGACAAATGCTGAGATGAGAGAACTTACATTTCAACTTCTTGGGAATGATTTCTTTCCGAGATGGAAAGAAAGGAAGTGACTGAGGCTTCCTAGGACAATAACTCCTTTCTATACTGTACTAGATTACTAGGTCCTCTTGGTTTTATACTTCTGCAGTCACGGTAAGAACTTAGCTTCCTGTCTTAATTTATAATCCTGTTTCCCTAAAAAGTTAGTCCGGTGCATTTCAGTTTTACTGATGGTGGTCCAGTGTTTCACATGCTGCCTGCTTGTTCTGTTGTAATTCAGGTTAAAATCAATCCCACTGTAAGtttatattttgatttggaGACCGTACATATTGAAGCACCGGTAAACTATGTTCTCAGGAATCAGAGAAAGGGCACTGGCACATTCCCATGGTATCAGAACATGGTTATGCCTCATGCGAGCTAAATTCCGTGCGGCGAGGAACTTCAAGTGTTGTGTTCATGGTTTTCTTTCCTAATGTTTAAGTTGGCAACATAAGGTGGTACAAATTAAAATCCTGAAGCTCGTAAACAAGTGTATTTAAATCATTATCTATGATATAAAATATTGGCTCAACCTGGTAACCTGGCCTTCTGAATTTGCCTATGGGTCTGGACATATCAATCCTGTCCAAGCAATAGATCCGGGGCTGGTTTATGGAGCTTCTAAGGAAGAATACATAAAGCTGCTCTGCTCGGTCTTGGGAGAGGCCGAGGTCATACTCATATCAGGAGATAATATCACTTGCTCTACACACTCAGACAAAGACTAGCCAAAGGATTACAATTTCCCTTCACTAGCTACTGTTGTTCCACCAAAGCAAGCATTTACAGTTAAAATTCACAGAACAATTAAGAACGTTGGCCTTGCAAACTCCAGTTACAAGGCCAAAATCTTTGCAAACTCAACTCAAGTGGACATCCAAATGGGGAGCCTGAAGTTCATCCTTCAAGTCCTTGAATGAGGAGAAGACTTTTGATGGATCGTTGTTGGATGAGGATTGTCAGATGGTGCACAACTGCATGTGTTGGCGGCATTGCTGGTTTGGTCTGATGGAAGTTCATGGAACTCATAGCATTAAAAGTTCAACTCTCGTCCTCACCAACCAACATCAATCATAACTGCTTTAATATGCAGAACTTCATTGCTGGAaaggaaatgaattttctgattttacgTACTTGCACAAGTTGTTTTCAAAACCAGTGAATGAAATAAGGCCAAACTACATGGCTAGCTCTTGTAATAAAATCTTCTATTAATGGAGGAATATAAAAGTTTTGTCTATCTAATACATGTTTTGCTGGTATATTCTTCTTGATTTTGCTGATATAGTAAAATACCAAATCAAAATGAGACTAGTAGAGACTTTAGTGTGAGTTCGCCACATGAAAGAACAAGTAGAGGAAGGGTTTCACTCTAATATCTTCTCATATTTAAAGAATAAAATTCATCTTTTCTTGCTGATGTAGATATCAGCTGTGAGATACAAACATTTACAAGTAGCAAATACAATTATGGTGCGGAATCTAGGGTTTAGTTAATTCACATAATTTTAGTTAATATCAGTGAGATATTAGTCACATAATTTTACTAACCAGACAATATAAAAAAGACATATATTTCATCATTGCCATCGTCTATCAAAAGAAACCAAACATAAGTCAATGCCGATATTAGGAAGCAATCCACTCATACACTATTAGGTACTATTCCACTTCATAGACTAGGAACCACCCAAACAGGTGGGAAAAAGTGAAATTCTAACTCTTCAGAACTTAACTCTTTGCCAATTAGGTCAGACAATGAGTTTATCCTACGTACCTCAGTGGTTTCAAGATTGTATCTGTTAATCACACCTCTAGCAAGCCATCCACCTTGTAGAAAGTAGATTGAATTGTCTTCAGATCCTAAGAAACATGTCTTGGGCAAAGACATTGACTGAtcatgaaacaaaaataaactctGGTCACCCAAATTCTGCACTTTCTCCCACTTCTTATCCTTCACATTCAGCTTTTCCACCAGAAAGTGTGCACTGTTTGTATTCTCACCACCTCTGACCACACGTAGAACTTCACCCATTGACTCCACCAAATAGCTACGACCAACTGATCTCAGAGGAGTGGTGTCAGCAATATTAAAGATCATTTTCAGGTAGGATTCTGTGAAATCCCACACATATAGTGACTGTTTCTTGGTCAATGCGAATAAGTGATCATGGTGAAACAGTATGTCATGAAAGATATACTTGTGTGGATAGTCCAGCTTACTCCAAGATGTGTCTCCATACTTGCAGAATGCAAGTGCTCCAGTAACAAATCTTGTTTGTGTATAATATGCCACTATGACAGAAAAGTTATTGCTAGATGGATTGGAGGACAAAACAACTTTAGTAATTTCAACTGAATGCCATTCAGAGTCAGAAAGAGTGGCCTTACCTGGGATTTCAGTCCTAGCTCTAGTAATCGGATTAACAACATATGCTAAAGATTCTCTCACATCCCAGTTCTTGTGAAAGACAACCATCCAACCATGTGATGATCCCTTACACCTTACATCAGAAAAATCATGATGATGATTGCCATATACATTTTGAATCTCGTAAACCTTTTTCTGTTCTGGATCAACAATGGACGATTTGCAACGAGTATGAACCAAGAGCCATGGAGTTTGAGGAAACCCAGTGTACGAACAAAACGCTTTTGCAGCAGTTCTCCATGTGTGGTAAACAGCTCTAAAGCTAAGAATGTGTTTGAAAATAAGGATGTCGTCGAAGACGGGCGGTACAAACTTTTTCAATATCGACTCACCAATGTCAGTTGGCAGTTCAGACCATCTACTCTTGGATGTCCTCATCACAGCTGAATATGTGTGATCAATCATTTGTTTCAGCTCAACCATCTGGTCATATATACCATTAAAATACACGAGGCATATAGGGTCATGGTTCACTGCAACATGGACTCCACCATGAATAAGCCTGAGTATATCTTCATCCCTATTAGTCTATTACCAGTGACCAAGTTGGAGATGAAGTCCTTGGCTTGTGTGAAAAGCTCGAGAATCATTAATTTCTCATAATCAGTAAGTGACTCTCCCATCTCTTCATGCAAACAGGAGACCCTGGATAAGAGTAGATCAAGGGTTCAGAGCTGGTTTTCTGCTTCTTCCTCTTGTTCATTCTCTGCTTCTTCCTCGTCTTCATTCtctgcttcttcctcttcttcattctttgcatcctcattatcatcatcatcatcgttgTTGCCATCCCCATCCTCATCATCACCTCCTCCATCACCATTAGCTTCAGGGTGATCCTCAGGATCCCCGTCTTCCCCTTGTTTCACTGGAAAGTCCTCATCCATTGCGTCGTATTCCTCCTCAGGCACATCATCATCACAATACTCATCATTGTAATCATCTGTATCGCTGGCATCGTTGTTTTCTGGACCAGGCTTTTCCAATATGAAAAGGTCTTCAAAAGGAAAACTGCAGAAAGAAGCAACAAACCAACTTCAATTGGATGTAGCCTCAAAAACCAACTGCTAAGTGCAGGATGGAGAAAACTAGATTTTTACTACCTTGCAGTAACTGGAGTCAATTTTGGTGACACTTTGACATGATTCATCAGGGATCCAGTCTGAACGAACCAACATTAGAAGTGACAGATATATCATTAGATTAAGCAGCAAGTGCTTTCCATTTTCTTATATCCAATGGCCGGAGACCCTATCTTGACAAGACAGCCTTCCAAATTTATTATGTCAATAGAacatagagaaaaagaagattTGAAACGAAGATACATGTGCCATTATTAATGCAAACAAGGTCTGTACATTTTAATAACATCAAGACTTGGTTAACATAAACCACAAGACTAGGGCTCAAGAATTTCATATATAAGATAAAACAAGTTGCTGTCCCAGAAGCAAAGAAGACAAAATGCATGTCTCCAATTAGCATAGAAGGGCGTGTAGCCCACGCTTCCATACTTAAAAGCTAAACAGGAAGGGCGTGTAGCCCACGCTTCCATACTTA
Coding sequences:
- the LOC112168908 gene encoding putative F-box protein At5g55150 isoform X1 encodes the protein MVELKQMIDHTYSAVMRTSKSRWSELPTDIGESILKKFVPPVFDDILIFKHILSFRAVYHTWRTAAKAFCSYTGFPQTPWLLVHTRCKSSIVDPEQKKVYEIQNVYGNHHHDFSDVRCKGSSHGWMVVFHKNWDVRESLAYVVNPITRARTEIPGKATLSDSEWHSVEITKVVLSSNPSSNNFSVIVAYYTQTRFVTGALAFCKYGDTSWSKLDYPHKYIFHDILFHHDHLFALTKKQSLYVWDFTESYLKMIFNIADTTPLRSVGRSYLVESMGEVLRVVRGGENTNSAHFLVEKLNVKDKKWEKVQNLGDQSLFLFHDQSMSLPKTCFLGSEDNSIYFLQGGWLARGVINRYNLETTEVRRINSLSDLIGKELSSEELEFHFFPPVWVVPSL
- the LOC112174192 gene encoding cyclin-A3-1, which encodes MCDEGNSVYTTRSTKKRASAAEALKVPASKKQRSVLGEITNSPDLVSVPKSAPKKPKIESQKKEEEEGLETEIGVGSIDPVKCAYSPSMYKHLHILEVEVKNRPLCGYMEKVQNCISEHMREVLVDWLVEVAEEYKFVSDTLYLTVSYIDRYLSSHVISKNKLQLLGVACMFIASKYEEICPPRIEEFCYITDNSYMIEEVLEMEKDVLKFLNFEIYTPTTRSFLRIFARAAQENSKSLGLQFEFLGGYLAELSLLDYCCVRFLPSVIAASAVFLTRFTIQPEVHPWSWNLQCYSGYKPSDLQDCVLALHDLQLNKRGSNLRAVRDKYMQAKFKCVATLSSHSEIPALYFEAIN
- the LOC112168908 gene encoding glutamic acid-rich protein-like isoform X2, with product MNHVKVSPKLTPVTASFPFEDLFILEKPGPENNDASDTDDYNDEYCDDDVPEEEYDAMDEDFPVKQGEDGDPEDHPEANGDGGGDDEDGDGNNDDDDDNEDAKNEEEEEAENEDEEEAENEQEEEAENQL